Proteins encoded by one window of Haliaeetus albicilla chromosome 21, bHalAlb1.1, whole genome shotgun sequence:
- the LOC104312542 gene encoding heterochromatin-associated protein MENT codes for MESLSVSTNTFTLDLYKQLNEISKGQNIFFSSWSIATALAMVYLGAKGDTATQMAEVLHFNQTAGKEGSSETTRPSLGRPKKRKMDPEHKQAENIHSGFKELLSAINKPRSTYLLKSANRLYEEKTYPLLPNFLQLITSYYNAKPQAVNFKTDAEQARALINSWVENETERKIQDLLPAGSLNSHTVLVLVNAIYFKGNWEKKFLEKNTSEMPFRLSKTKTKPVQMMFLRDEFLMLHETTMKFKIIELPYVENELSMFVLLPDDIHDNTTGLELVESELTYEKLTEWTKSANMMKAKVDLYLPKLKLEENYDLKSTLSSMGIRNAFDPVQADFTGMSVKKDLFISKVIHKAFVEINEEGTEAAAATGVLVLRSKAPTMTFKADHPFLFFIRHNKSQTILFFGRLCSP; via the exons ATGGAGTCTCTCTCAGTGTCAACCAACACCTTCACTCTGGACCTTTACAAACAGCTGAATGAAATTTCCAAAggccaaaacattttcttttcttcttggagTATTGCAACTGCTCTTGCCATGGTCTACCTTGGTGCAAAAGGTGACACTGCAACCCAGATGGCTGAG GTTCTTCATTTTAACCAGACTGCAGGAAAAGAAGGTTCGTCTGAGACAACAAGGCCTTCTCTGGGGCgaccaaagaaaagaaagatg GATCCTGAGCACAAGCAAGCTGAAAACATCCACTCTGGCTTCAAAGAGCTCCTGTCTGCCATCAACAAACCCCGCAGCACCTACTTGCTGAAGAGTGCGAACCGACTGTATGAGGAAAAGACCTACCCATTACTGCCT AATTTCTTACAGCTCATTACAAGCTATTACAATGCAAAGCCACAAGCTGTAAACTTTAAGACAGATGCAGAACAAGCCAGAGCACTGATCAATTCATGGGTTGAAAATGAAACTGAGA GGAAAATACAGgatctgctgcctgcaggatcTCTCAACTCCCACACTGTGTTGGTCTTAGTAAATGccatttatttcaaaggaaactgggaaaagaaatttctagagaaaaatacttctgagaTGCCCTTCAGACTGAGCAAG ACCAAGACTAAACCAGTACAGATGATGTTTCTGCGAGATGAATTTTTGATGCTCCATGAAACAACCATGAAATTCAAAATCATTGAACTGCCATATGTGGAAAATGAACTTAGTATGTTCGTTCTCCTACCAGATGACATCCATGATAACACTACTGGTCTGGAGCTG GTGGAAAGTGAGCTGACCTATGAGAAATTGACTGAATGGACCAAATCAGCCAATATGATGAAAGCTAAAGTGGATCTGTACCTGCCTAAGTTGAAGCTGGAAGAGAATTACGACCTTAAATCAACTCTGAGCAGCATGGGGATACGAAATGCTTTTGACCCAGTTCAGGCTGATTTCACAGGGatgtcagtgaagaaggatCTTTTCATCTCAAAAGTTATTCACAAAGCTTTTGTAGAGATCAATGAAGAAGGTACtgaggcagcagctgccacagGTGTCCTGGTGCTGAGATCAAAAGCACCAACAATGACTTTTAAAGCTGACcacccttttctcttcttcatcaGACACAACAAATCACAAACCATCCTCTTCTTCGGCAGACTCTGCTCACCCTAG
- the LOC104312924 gene encoding serpin B6-like translates to MDNLCAANTTFALDLLRKLCENRSGRNLFFSPFSISSALSMILLGSKGNTEAQIAKVLSLNKAKDAHNGYESLLTEINDPNTKYILKTANRLYGEKTFEFLSSFIELSQKFYHAGLEQTDFIQAWEDSRKQINGWVEERTEGKIQNLLAEGILNSLTRLVLVNAIYFKGSWEKQFNKERTAEMPFQINEKETKPVQMMFKKDRFNMTYIGDFQTKILELPYVGNELSMIILLPDAIQDGSTGLESLERELTYEKLIDWINPEMMDCTEVRVSLPRFKLEEDYDLKPLLSSMGMPDAFDLGKADFSGISAGNELVLSEVVHKSFVEVNEEGTEAAAATAGVMMMRCAMIVPEFTADHPFLFFIRHNKTSSILFCGRFCSP, encoded by the exons ATGGATAACCTCTGTGCAGCAAATACCACTTTTGCACTCGACCTCCTAAGAAAGTTGTGTGAGAACAGAAGCGGGCGGAATctattcttttctccttttagtatttcttctgctttgtccATGATTTTGCTGGGTTCAAAAGGTAATACCGAAGCCCAAATAGCAAAG GTGCTTTCTCTGAACAAAGCCAAGGATGCTCACAATGGGTATGAATCGCTTCTCACTGAAATTAACGATCCAAACACCAAATATATACTGAAAACTGCTAACCGACTTTATGGAGAAAAGACATTTGAGTTTCTCTCA TCATTTATAGAGTTGAGTCAGAAATTCTACCATGCTGGACTAGAACAGACTGACTTCATACAAGCTTGGGAGGAttccagaaaacaaataaatggcTGGGTAGAGGAAAGAACTGAAG GTAAAATTCAGAACCTGTTGGCAGAGGGGATTCTCAATTCACTGACCAGACTTGTGTTGGTGAATGCCATCTATTTCAAAGGCAGCTGGGAAAAGCAGTTCAACAAAGAGAGAACAGCAGAAATGCCATTTCAGATTAATGAG aaagagacCAAACCTGTGCAGATGATGTTCAAGAAGGATAGATTTAACATGACCTATATTGGGGACTTCCAGACCAAAATCCTTGAGCTCCCTTACGTTGGTAACGAACTCAGCATGATCATCCTGCTCCCCGATGCAATCCAGGATGGATCCACTGGCTTGGAAAGC ctggaaaGAGAACTTACGTATGAGAAGCTGATAGATTGGATCAATCCTGAAATGATGGACTGTACGGAGGTGAGGGTGTCTTTACCCAGATTTAAACTGGAAGAAGATTATGATCTGAAACCCCTTCTGAGCAGCATGGGAATGCCCGATGCGTTTGATTTAGGGAAGGCAGACTTCTCGGGAATCTCAGCTGGCAATGAGCTGGTGCTCTCTGAAGTGGTTCACAAGTCCTTTGTGGAAGTCAATGAAGAAGGCACTGAAGCGGCAGCTGCCACAGCAGGAGTGATGATGATGCGCTGTGCAATGATCGTTCCAGAATTCACTGCTGATCatcccttcctcttcttcatccGGCACAACAAAACTTCCAGCATTTTGTTCTGTGGCAGATTTTGCTCCCCCTAA
- the LOC104311377 gene encoding leukocyte elastase inhibitor — MENLRNANSRFALDLFSRFNETNPTGNVFFSPVSVSAALAMVLLGAKGNTKAQVLKTLHFDKVQDIHSRFQTLTMDINRCNAPYLLRLASRLFGEKSYSFLPDFLTNTRKLYGADLATVDFLQACDEARKEINQWVEKKTEGKIPNLLSEGSVDNMTKLVLVNAIYFKGNWAEKFKEADTTDMPFRLNKNERKTVKMMYQENRFRFGYIPEVRIRILELPYDGRELSMIILLPDDIEDDSTGLQKLEKQLTLEKLQEWTCPEHLYSTDVRVHLPKFKLEESYDLKSDLAAMGLLDIFDSGKADLSGMSGAHDLFLSKIVHKTFVEVNEEGTEAAAATAGIAMLCSAMEEDFNADHPFLFFIRHNPTQSILFFGRYASP; from the exons ATGGAGAACCTGCGTAATGCCAACAGCAGATTTGCACTTGATCTGTTCAGCAGGTTTAATGAGACCAACCCAACGGggaatgttttcttctctcctgttagtgtctctgctgctctggcCATGGTCCTTTTAGGGGCCAAAGGTAATACAAAAGCACAGGTGCTGAAG acaCTTCATTTTGACAAAGTTCAAGATATTCATTCAAGATTTCAGACTCTGACTATGGATATAAACAGATGCAATGCTCCCTATCTCTTACGGCTTGCCAGTCGGCTTTTTGGAGAGAAGTCCTACAGCTTTTTGCCG GATTTCCTGACTAATACTCGGAAATTATATGGAGCTGATTTGGCTACAGTTGATTTTCTTCAGGCTTGTGATGAAGCCAGGAAGGAAATTAACCAGTGGGtagagaagaaaactgaag GTAAAATCCCTAATCTGCTGTCTGAAGGCTCAGTTGATAACATGACCAAGCTTGTACTGGTGAACGCTATTTATTTCAAAGGCAACTGGGCAGAGAAATTTAAAGAAGCCGACACCACTGACATGCCATTTCGGTTAAATAAG aatgaaagaaagacaGTGAAAATGATGTATCAGGAAAATAGATTTCGTTTTGGTTACATCCCTGAAGTGAGGATCCGTATTTTAGAGCTGCCTTATGATGGAAGAGAACTTAGTATGATCATCCTGTTACCTGATGACATTGAAGATGACTCCACTGGACTGCAGAAG ctggaaaagcagcttACCTTAGAGAAGCTCCAGGAATGGACATGTCCAGAGCATCTATATTCCACTGATGTTCGTGTGCATTTGCCAAAGTTTAAGCTAGAAGAAAGCTATGACCTTAAATCAGATTTAGCCGCTATGGGCTTGTTGGATATATTTGACAGTGGCAAGGCTGACTTGTCGGGAATGTCAGGGGCACATGACCTCTTTCTCTCAAAAATTGTCCACAAGACTTTTGTAGAAGTGAATGAGGAAGGCACGGAAGCTGCAGCTGCCACTGCTGGCATTGCTATGCTCTGCAGTGCTATGGAAGAGGATTTCAATGCTGAccatcctttccttttctttattcgCCACAACCCAACGCAAAGCATACTTTTCTTCGGCAGATATGCTTCTCCATAA